One Aneurinibacillus migulanus genomic region harbors:
- a CDS encoding DUF4910 domain-containing protein — protein sequence MARMRTDEINKQQELIEMDRLFDRLFPICRSITGPGLRETLSILREYVPLDTLHVPTGTKVLDWEIPQEWRIRAGWLKGPDGRKIVDFSDSNLHVINYSEPVDEHFSLKELKPHLHTLPHLPDAIPYVISYYKRRWGFCLPYRVYETLPEGQYHAYIDSEFVHGELTMAHAILPGESEKEILISSYICHPSMANNELSGPIVAAFLYRRLAAWKDRRFTYRFVFVPETIGSISYLHHFGHEMKEKVHTGLVLTCLGGTGKNKEEIPLSYKYSRKEHAPIDEIVAHLFEKGVIEGNTRPFTPAFGSDERQYCSPGFNLPIGQMARMVYGWYEGYHNSLDTKEFMTIEALYRSVNEIENVLYAVELDGYYVNKRPYGEIKLDKHNLYPDMNGPSMRGKSNNTVVDGKTFLHRLLTMLNYADGEHTLREIAVRCSCSILDMKPIIRTLQEKNLLVGPFVEKRGISWYEQNGYI from the coding sequence ATGGCTCGTATGAGGACCGATGAAATAAACAAGCAGCAAGAATTGATAGAGATGGATCGTCTGTTTGATCGTTTGTTTCCTATTTGCCGCAGCATTACCGGACCAGGGTTAAGGGAAACATTGAGTATTCTACGCGAGTATGTACCATTAGATACGCTACATGTACCAACTGGAACGAAGGTTCTGGACTGGGAAATTCCACAGGAGTGGCGAATTCGCGCTGGCTGGTTGAAAGGACCGGATGGAAGGAAAATTGTCGATTTTTCAGACAGTAATCTTCATGTTATTAACTACAGTGAACCGGTTGATGAGCACTTTTCTTTAAAAGAACTAAAGCCTCATCTACATACGCTTCCACATTTACCGGATGCAATTCCATATGTTATTTCTTACTACAAGCGGCGTTGGGGTTTTTGTCTCCCTTACCGTGTATATGAAACGCTCCCTGAAGGACAGTATCATGCTTATATCGATTCCGAATTTGTTCATGGCGAGCTTACTATGGCACATGCAATATTGCCAGGGGAGAGCGAAAAGGAGATTTTGATCAGTTCATATATTTGTCATCCTTCTATGGCCAACAATGAGCTTAGCGGTCCAATTGTAGCTGCTTTTTTATATCGTCGTCTGGCAGCTTGGAAAGATCGAAGATTTACTTATCGTTTTGTATTTGTTCCAGAAACAATTGGAAGCATCTCGTACTTACATCATTTTGGACATGAAATGAAAGAAAAAGTTCATACAGGACTTGTTTTAACATGTTTAGGTGGTACTGGAAAGAACAAGGAAGAAATACCTCTTAGCTATAAGTATTCACGGAAAGAACACGCACCAATCGACGAGATTGTAGCTCATTTATTTGAAAAAGGAGTCATTGAAGGGAATACTCGTCCGTTTACACCTGCATTTGGATCGGATGAACGACAGTACTGCTCGCCAGGCTTTAATTTGCCAATTGGACAGATGGCACGTATGGTATATGGATGGTATGAAGGCTATCACAATTCGCTTGATACGAAAGAATTTATGACAATCGAGGCGCTGTACCGTAGTGTGAATGAAATTGAGAATGTGCTATATGCAGTCGAATTGGATGGCTACTATGTAAATAAGCGTCCTTATGGAGAGATCAAATTAGATAAGCATAATTTATATCCCGATATGAATGGACCTTCAATGAGAGGAAAGTCAAATAATACAGTGGTGGATGGTAAAACATTTTTACATCGCCTGCTTACTATGCTTAATTATGCGGACGGTGAACACACATTAAGGGAAATTGCCGTACGCTGTAGTTGTAGTATTCTTGATATGAAACCAATCATACGTACCTTACAGGAAAAAAATCTGCTCGTAGGGCCATTTGTAGAGAAACGGGGGATTAGTTGGTATGAACAAAACGGATACATTTAA
- a CDS encoding formyltransferase family protein — translation MNKTDTFNVVILIGSHPRHFYIAKKLYEVGLLKALVVEEREIFVPEPPTGLPDIDRKNFIRHFHDRNEAERRFFGEEKLKELPSDLPVLKVSLAELNSDKVKEWVLSHQPDHVLTYGVHKISDELLSSFPKYSWNIHGGLSPWYRGNITLFWPFYMLRPNWAGMTIHYLTAQLDGGAIVHHSVPELHRGDGVHDVACRAVVQVADDIVQILQQRAEGREFPGTTQKSSGKLFIGTDWHPQHLRVVYNLYNNDIVDRYLDEEIISPPPPLVTVL, via the coding sequence ATGAACAAAACGGATACATTTAATGTAGTTATATTAATCGGTTCGCATCCACGACATTTTTATATAGCAAAAAAATTATATGAAGTAGGCTTGCTAAAAGCTTTGGTAGTTGAAGAGCGCGAAATATTTGTGCCGGAACCGCCGACAGGACTTCCAGATATTGATCGAAAGAACTTTATTCGACACTTCCATGACCGTAATGAAGCCGAACGACGCTTCTTTGGTGAAGAAAAGTTGAAAGAATTGCCTTCGGACCTTCCTGTTCTAAAAGTAAGTCTGGCGGAATTAAACAGTGATAAAGTGAAAGAATGGGTTCTTTCTCATCAGCCTGACCATGTTTTGACATATGGTGTTCATAAAATCAGTGATGAACTATTGTCATCCTTTCCGAAATACTCATGGAACATCCATGGAGGACTGTCACCGTGGTATCGCGGGAATATTACATTATTTTGGCCTTTCTACATGCTGCGCCCAAACTGGGCAGGTATGACTATTCATTACCTGACTGCTCAGCTTGATGGGGGAGCGATTGTGCATCATTCTGTGCCAGAATTACACCGTGGAGATGGTGTGCATGATGTAGCTTGTCGTGCTGTAGTGCAGGTAGCTGATGATATTGTACAGATTCTTCAGCAGCGTGCTGAAGGACGGGAATTTCCAGGAACAACACAAAAATCAAGCGGCAAGCTTTTTATTGGCACCGACTGGCATCCCCAGCATTTACGTGTTGTATATAACTTATATAACAATGATATTGTAGACCGGTATCTGGATGAGGAGATTATTAGTCCACCCCCACCACTTGTTACAGTATTATAA
- the fliD gene encoding flagellar filament capping protein FliD, with translation MSVNRITGFSGFDSESLIQKMMTAERAPLNKLKFKKQKMVWQQDMYREINTSFKSLHGMADSLKNSPTWNMFKTVSSDESSVSVSGTTASGTHKVEVLQLASTAKLEAKKELSGDTPDIGSLTPGSHSIVVDLGGVSKQVTIDVENGDDPTKVKDKLQAAFDKTFGQGNISVSADASNKLKFQTTNGAALTLKPFGSDDLIDKLGFSNPANRSTGLDPLATVGSLTGDSSNPVTFTITGKNGSKEFTIDPSDSLETVMAKVNAEGAATGVRMNYDAVAKKFTFTSMYAGAEGKVELTAGNNPADPGNKFLEGLGFSAANRGAYGTDTIAVIDGTSVSSTNNSITKDGITYDVKKVTNGTPVTIKTEHDVDALVKQITDFVNKYNEAIEGFSSKLREKVNRKILPMSDEDRKNIKEADLKLWEAEAKKGLLRNDDILSKALGDMRMITYSGVKGVRADGKDAYLSSIGITTASFTGENGEVIKSKAAMDGMLTIDEKKLRKALEENPEQVINIFTSYPTNADKSLPKEEYEAKKGLMHRFKDFFWEIQKEVSARIDNTGKINDSSLEKQIRDMNNRMEDMEVKLLRKEDQYYRRFAQMEKVMSQGSAQSSWIAAQLGKM, from the coding sequence ATGAGCGTAAATCGAATTACAGGCTTTTCCGGGTTTGACTCGGAATCACTTATACAGAAAATGATGACTGCGGAAAGAGCACCGCTTAATAAACTGAAATTTAAAAAGCAAAAAATGGTTTGGCAACAGGATATGTACCGTGAAATTAATACGTCGTTCAAATCGCTGCATGGAATGGCGGATTCACTGAAAAATAGCCCAACTTGGAACATGTTCAAAACAGTATCTTCTGATGAAAGCAGTGTCTCTGTGTCTGGTACAACAGCGTCCGGCACACATAAGGTGGAAGTACTCCAGTTGGCTAGTACTGCAAAATTGGAAGCAAAAAAGGAATTATCAGGGGATACACCCGATATTGGTAGCCTTACACCAGGTTCGCATAGTATAGTTGTGGACTTGGGAGGTGTTTCGAAGCAGGTTACTATTGATGTTGAAAATGGCGATGATCCAACTAAGGTTAAGGATAAATTACAGGCAGCGTTCGACAAGACATTTGGACAAGGGAACATAAGCGTTAGTGCTGATGCTTCTAATAAGTTGAAATTCCAGACAACTAATGGAGCAGCACTTACTTTAAAGCCCTTTGGCTCGGATGATTTGATAGATAAATTAGGCTTTAGTAATCCTGCAAACAGATCGACTGGTCTAGATCCTCTGGCTACCGTTGGTAGCTTGACAGGTGATTCAAGCAATCCGGTAACGTTTACGATTACTGGTAAAAACGGAAGTAAAGAATTTACAATAGATCCGTCAGATTCACTAGAAACTGTTATGGCTAAAGTGAATGCCGAGGGAGCAGCAACTGGTGTACGGATGAATTATGACGCTGTAGCTAAAAAATTCACATTTACAAGTATGTACGCTGGTGCTGAAGGGAAGGTAGAGCTTACTGCAGGAAATAATCCGGCAGACCCAGGGAATAAGTTCCTGGAGGGACTAGGATTCTCAGCGGCGAATCGCGGTGCTTACGGTACAGATACTATCGCTGTTATTGATGGCACGAGTGTTTCTAGTACGAACAATTCCATTACGAAAGATGGTATCACGTATGATGTGAAAAAAGTAACGAACGGGACACCAGTAACAATTAAAACAGAGCATGATGTCGATGCCCTTGTCAAACAAATTACAGACTTTGTTAATAAATATAACGAAGCGATTGAAGGCTTCAGTAGTAAGCTAAGAGAAAAAGTAAATCGTAAAATCCTGCCGATGTCTGATGAGGATCGGAAAAACATTAAGGAAGCCGATCTCAAGCTATGGGAGGCTGAAGCGAAGAAAGGACTTCTGCGCAACGATGATATTTTATCCAAGGCATTAGGCGACATGCGCATGATTACCTATAGCGGAGTGAAAGGTGTACGTGCAGACGGGAAAGATGCGTACCTGTCGTCTATTGGTATTACAACCGCTTCATTTACCGGGGAAAACGGTGAAGTTATTAAATCGAAGGCCGCGATGGATGGAATGCTGACAATAGATGAAAAGAAGCTTCGCAAAGCGCTGGAGGAGAACCCGGAACAGGTAATCAACATATTCACCAGCTATCCTACTAACGCGGATAAATCATTACCGAAAGAGGAATATGAGGCGAAAAAAGGGCTAATGCACCGGTTTAAAGATTTTTTCTGGGAGATTCAGAAGGAGGTCTCTGCACGAATTGATAACACAGGAAAAATAAATGATTCTTCACTTGAAAAACAAATTCGTGATATGAATAATCGAATGGAGGATATGGAAGTCAAGCTTTTACGAAAGGAAGATCAATACTATAGACGCTTTGCGCAAATGGAAAAAGTAATGAGTCAGGGAAGTGCGCAAAGCTCCTGGATTGCTGCTCAACTGGGTAAAATGTAG
- a CDS encoding flagellar protein FlaG: protein MNTMEVRGQSILSHPSFLPPSGGENNPVKQNTHPADTSIETLLQKKTYQTSPTEKLRIEHIEKALKAAISSEKRWEFSVHKELNEVMVKVIDRETKEVIREVPPEKLLDMVAGMLKTAGLLIDKKW from the coding sequence ATGAATACGATGGAAGTTAGAGGACAGTCAATCTTATCTCATCCATCCTTTTTGCCGCCTTCAGGAGGGGAAAATAATCCTGTAAAGCAAAACACGCATCCAGCCGATACTTCTATAGAAACCTTGCTTCAGAAGAAAACATATCAAACTTCCCCAACAGAGAAGCTCCGGATTGAGCATATAGAGAAGGCATTAAAAGCAGCGATAAGCTCGGAGAAACGGTGGGAATTTTCTGTTCATAAAGAGCTGAATGAAGTGATGGTAAAGGTTATTGATAGAGAAACAAAGGAAGTTATTCGCGAAGTTCCGCCGGAAAAATTACTGGATATGGTGGCCGGAATGTTGAAGACAGCGGGTCTTTTGAT